A single genomic interval of Pseudomonas sp. FeN3W harbors:
- a CDS encoding amino acid ABC transporter ATP-binding protein, with the protein MSDSNAQAEQSSEPVIRMQGVHKWFGQFHVLKDINLSVRQGERIVLCGPSGSGKSTTIRCLNRLEEHQQGRIVINGVELTSDLKQIEAIRSEVGMVFQHFNLFPHLTVLQNCTLAPMWVRKLPRRQAEEIAMHYLERVRIPEQANKFPGQLSGGQQQRVAIARALCMKPKIMLFDEPTSALDPEMVKEVLDTMVSLAESGMTMLCVTHEMGFARTVADRVIFMDKGEIVEQAEPEVFFTNPVNDRTKLFLSQILH; encoded by the coding sequence ATGAGTGATTCAAACGCGCAGGCCGAGCAGAGCAGCGAGCCGGTCATCCGCATGCAGGGCGTGCACAAATGGTTCGGCCAGTTCCATGTGCTCAAGGACATCAACCTCTCCGTGCGCCAGGGCGAGCGCATCGTCTTGTGCGGGCCTTCCGGCTCCGGCAAGTCGACCACCATTCGCTGCCTCAATCGCCTGGAAGAGCACCAGCAGGGGCGCATCGTCATCAACGGCGTGGAGCTGACCAGCGACCTCAAGCAGATCGAGGCGATCCGCAGCGAAGTCGGTATGGTGTTCCAGCACTTCAACCTGTTCCCGCACCTGACCGTGTTGCAGAACTGCACCCTGGCGCCGATGTGGGTGCGCAAGCTGCCGCGACGGCAGGCCGAGGAAATCGCCATGCATTATCTGGAGCGCGTGCGCATTCCGGAGCAGGCCAACAAGTTTCCCGGCCAGCTTTCCGGTGGCCAGCAGCAGCGCGTGGCGATCGCCCGTGCGCTGTGCATGAAGCCTAAGATCATGCTGTTCGACGAGCCGACCTCGGCCCTTGACCCGGAGATGGTAAAGGAGGTGCTCGACACCATGGTCAGCCTCGCCGAAAGCGGCATGACCATGCTCTGCGTGACCCATGAGATGGGCTTCGCCCGCACCGTGGCGGATCGGGTGATTTTCATGGACAAGGGCGAGATCGTCGAACAGGCCGAGCCAGAGGTGTTCTTTACCAACCCGGTCAATGACAGGACCAAGCTGTTCCTCAGCCAGATCCTGCACTGA
- a CDS encoding amino acid ABC transporter permease, which translates to MTIHTFKPDLPPPTISIGALGWLRANLFSSWINTLLTLAGLYLLWLIVPPVLEWAIFKADWTGETRADCSREGACWVFIQTRFGQFMYGFYPTELRWRVDAAAWLAIIGAAPLFLRQMPHKLRYGLGYLLVYPLLAYWLLHGGFLGLQTVPTSQWGGLMLTVVIAAVGIAGALPLGILLALGRRSDMPAIRVLCVTFIEFWRGVPLITVLFMSSVMLPLFLPEGMSLDKLLRAMLMVVFFEAAYVAEVVRGGLQAIPKGQYEAAAAMGLGYWRSTLLVILPQALKLVIPGIVNTFIALFKDTSLVIIIGLFDFLNSIKRATADPAWLGMSTEGYVFAALVYWMFCFGMSRYSMRLERKLDTGHKH; encoded by the coding sequence ATGACCATTCATACCTTCAAGCCCGACCTGCCGCCACCGACGATCAGCATCGGTGCGCTCGGCTGGCTACGGGCCAATCTGTTTTCCAGCTGGATCAATACCCTGCTGACGCTGGCGGGGCTTTACCTGCTCTGGTTGATCGTGCCGCCGGTGCTCGAGTGGGCCATCTTCAAGGCCGACTGGACCGGTGAAACCCGCGCCGATTGCAGCCGCGAAGGCGCCTGCTGGGTATTCATCCAGACCCGTTTCGGCCAGTTCATGTATGGCTTCTACCCCACGGAGCTGCGCTGGCGCGTCGATGCGGCAGCCTGGCTGGCGATCATCGGTGCGGCGCCACTGTTCCTGCGACAGATGCCGCACAAGTTGCGCTACGGGCTGGGCTATCTGCTGGTCTACCCGCTGCTGGCCTACTGGCTGCTGCACGGTGGCTTTCTCGGCCTGCAGACGGTGCCGACCAGTCAGTGGGGCGGGCTCATGCTGACGGTGGTGATCGCTGCGGTGGGCATCGCCGGTGCGTTGCCGCTGGGCATCCTGCTGGCGCTCGGGCGGCGCTCGGACATGCCGGCGATTCGCGTGCTCTGCGTGACCTTCATCGAGTTCTGGCGCGGCGTGCCGTTGATCACCGTGCTGTTCATGTCCTCGGTGATGCTGCCGCTGTTCCTGCCCGAAGGCATGAGCCTCGACAAGCTGCTGCGGGCGATGCTGATGGTGGTGTTCTTCGAGGCCGCCTACGTTGCCGAGGTGGTGCGTGGCGGTCTGCAGGCGATCCCCAAGGGGCAGTACGAGGCCGCGGCGGCCATGGGCCTGGGCTATTGGCGCAGCACGCTGCTGGTGATCCTGCCGCAGGCGCTGAAACTGGTGATACCGGGCATCGTCAACACCTTCATTGCCCTGTTCAAGGACACCAGCCTGGTGATCATCATCGGCCTGTTCGACTTCCTCAACAGCATCAAGCGCGCCACCGCGGACCCGGCCTGGCTGGGCATGTCCACCGAGGGTTACGTGTTCGCCGCTCTGGTGTACTGGATGTTCTGTTTCGGCATGTCCCGCTATTCGATGCGCCTGGAGCGCAAGCTGGACACCGGCCACAAGCATTAG
- the purL gene encoding phosphoribosylformylglycinamidine synthase — protein sequence MLILRGAPALSAFRHGKLLAQLTEKVPAVSGLYAEFAHFAEVSGTLGVDEQNVLTRLLKYGPSVPVQEPAGRLFLVVPRFGTISPWSSKASDIAHNCGLEKIQRLERGIAYYVQGEFSDSDAQLIAAALHDRMTQMVLARFEEAANLFSHAEPKPLTAVDILGGGRAALEKANTDLGLALAEDEIDYLVSAFQGLKRNPHDIELMMFAQANSEHCRHKIFNASWDIDGESQDKSLFGMIKNTYQMHSENVLSAYKDNASVIVGHIAGRFFPNPETRQYGAVQEPVHILMKVETHNHPTAISPFSGASTGSGGEIRDEGATGRGAKPKAGLTGFTVSNLNIPGFEQPWEQAYGKPERIVTPLDIMIEGPLGGAAFNNEFGRPALTGYFRTFEQLVNTPRGDEVRGYHKPIMLAGGMGNIREDHVQKAEITVGAKLIVLGGPAMLIGLGGGAASSVATGASSADLDFASVQRENPEMERRCQEVIDRCWQLGDQNPIAFIHDVGAGGISNAFPELVNDGGRGGRFELRNVPNDEPGMAPHEIWSNESQERYVLAVSAADFERFQAICERERCPFAVVGEATEEPQLTVTDSHFGNTPVDMPLEVLLGKPPRMHRSASREAELGDDFDASAVDLNEAVTRVLRHPAVASKSFLITIGDRSITGQVARDQMVGPWQVPVADCAVTATSYDVYTGEAMAMGERTPLALLDAPASGRMAIGETLTNLAAARIEKISDIKLSANWMAAAGHPGEDARLYDTVRAVGMELCPQLGLTIPVGKDSMSMKTRWSEEGAEKNVTSPMSLVVSGFAPVTDVRQTLTPQLRLDKGATDLILIDLGRGQNRMGASILAQVYGQLGRQAPDVDDAEDLQAFFAVVQGLNADGLLLAYHDRSDGGLLTTVLEMAFAGHCGLNLNLDGLLESAADVAQMLFNEELGAVIQVRQDDTEIVLAQFSAAGLGDCVAVIGQPVNNGHVSIRHGENEVFAGERRLLQRQWAETSYQIQRLRDNAECADQEFDALLEEDNPGLSAKLSFDVNEDIAAPYIKRGVRPQIAVLREQGVNGQVEMAAAFDRAGFAAVDVHMSDILSGRVSLEEFKGLVACGGFSYGDVLGAGEGWAKSVLFNARARDGFQAFFERKDSFALGVCNGCQMMSNLHELIPGTENWPHFVRNRSEQFEARVAMVQVQDSPSIFLQGMAGSRLPIAIAHGEGHAEFESEEAMLQADLSGTVALRFVDNHGKVTERYPANPNGSPRGITGLSSRDGRVTIMMPHPERVFRAVTNSWRPDEWQEDGGWMRMFRNARVWVD from the coding sequence ATGTTGATCCTGCGCGGCGCTCCCGCTCTTTCCGCCTTCCGTCATGGCAAGCTCCTGGCACAACTGACCGAGAAGGTCCCCGCTGTCAGCGGGCTGTATGCCGAGTTCGCCCATTTTGCCGAGGTTTCCGGCACGCTCGGCGTGGATGAGCAGAACGTACTGACCCGCTTGCTGAAGTACGGTCCCAGTGTGCCGGTGCAGGAACCTGCCGGGCGGTTGTTCCTGGTGGTACCGCGCTTCGGCACCATCTCGCCGTGGTCGAGCAAGGCCAGCGATATCGCCCACAACTGCGGCCTGGAGAAGATTCAGCGGCTGGAGCGGGGCATCGCCTATTACGTGCAGGGCGAGTTTTCCGACAGCGATGCACAGCTGATTGCCGCGGCGCTGCACGACCGCATGACGCAAATGGTGCTCGCTCGCTTCGAAGAAGCCGCCAACCTGTTCAGCCATGCCGAGCCCAAGCCGCTGACGGCGGTAGACATCCTCGGTGGCGGCCGCGCTGCGCTGGAAAAGGCCAACACCGACCTGGGCCTGGCCCTGGCCGAAGACGAAATCGATTATCTGGTCAGCGCCTTCCAGGGCCTCAAGCGCAATCCGCACGACATCGAATTGATGATGTTCGCGCAGGCCAACTCCGAGCATTGTCGCCACAAGATCTTCAACGCCAGCTGGGACATCGACGGCGAAAGCCAGGACAAGTCGCTGTTCGGCATGATCAAGAACACCTACCAGATGCACAGCGAGAACGTGCTGTCCGCCTACAAGGACAACGCGTCGGTCATCGTCGGCCACATCGCAGGGCGTTTCTTCCCCAATCCTGAGACCCGCCAGTACGGCGCGGTGCAGGAGCCGGTGCATATCCTGATGAAGGTGGAAACCCACAACCACCCGACCGCCATCTCGCCGTTCTCCGGTGCTTCCACCGGCTCCGGTGGCGAGATTCGCGACGAGGGTGCCACCGGCCGCGGCGCCAAGCCAAAGGCCGGTCTGACCGGTTTCACCGTCTCCAACCTGAACATTCCCGGCTTCGAGCAGCCGTGGGAACAGGCCTATGGCAAGCCGGAACGCATCGTCACGCCGCTGGACATCATGATCGAAGGCCCGCTGGGCGGCGCCGCGTTCAACAACGAGTTCGGCCGCCCGGCGCTGACCGGTTACTTCCGTACCTTCGAGCAGTTGGTCAACACGCCGCGCGGCGATGAGGTGCGTGGATATCACAAGCCGATCATGCTCGCCGGCGGCATGGGCAACATCCGTGAAGATCATGTGCAGAAGGCCGAGATAACCGTTGGCGCCAAGCTGATCGTGCTCGGCGGCCCGGCCATGCTGATCGGCCTGGGCGGCGGCGCCGCCTCCTCGGTCGCGACCGGTGCCAGCTCGGCCGATCTGGATTTCGCCTCGGTGCAGCGCGAGAACCCGGAAATGGAGCGCCGCTGCCAGGAGGTCATCGACCGCTGCTGGCAGCTGGGCGACCAGAACCCCATCGCCTTCATCCATGACGTTGGCGCCGGTGGCATCTCCAACGCCTTCCCGGAACTGGTCAACGACGGTGGCCGCGGTGGCCGCTTCGAACTGCGCAACGTGCCCAACGACGAGCCGGGCATGGCCCCGCACGAGATCTGGAGCAACGAGTCCCAGGAGCGTTACGTGCTGGCCGTCAGTGCCGCCGATTTCGAGCGTTTCCAGGCCATCTGCGAACGTGAGCGCTGCCCGTTCGCGGTCGTCGGTGAGGCCACCGAGGAGCCGCAACTGACCGTCACCGACAGCCATTTCGGCAACACTCCGGTGGACATGCCGCTCGAAGTGCTGCTCGGCAAGCCGCCGCGCATGCACCGCAGCGCCAGCCGCGAAGCGGAGCTGGGCGACGATTTCGATGCGTCTGCGGTGGATCTGAACGAAGCTGTTACCCGCGTGTTGCGTCACCCCGCGGTGGCCAGCAAGAGCTTCCTGATCACCATCGGTGACCGCAGCATCACCGGCCAGGTGGCGCGCGATCAGATGGTCGGTCCTTGGCAGGTCCCTGTCGCCGACTGCGCCGTCACGGCTACCAGCTACGATGTTTACACCGGTGAAGCCATGGCGATGGGCGAGCGTACGCCGCTGGCGCTGCTGGATGCCCCGGCGTCGGGCCGCATGGCCATTGGCGAAACGCTGACCAACCTGGCAGCGGCGCGTATCGAGAAGATCTCCGACATCAAGTTGTCCGCCAACTGGATGGCCGCCGCCGGTCACCCCGGCGAAGACGCACGGTTGTACGACACCGTCCGCGCCGTCGGCATGGAACTGTGCCCGCAGCTGGGCCTGACCATTCCGGTGGGCAAGGACTCGATGTCGATGAAAACCCGTTGGAGCGAGGAGGGCGCCGAGAAAAACGTGACCTCGCCGATGTCGCTGGTCGTTTCCGGCTTCGCCCCGGTCACTGATGTCCGCCAGACGCTGACCCCGCAGCTACGCCTGGACAAGGGCGCAACGGACCTGATCCTGATCGACCTGGGTCGCGGGCAAAACCGCATGGGCGCTTCGATTCTTGCGCAGGTTTATGGTCAGCTCGGTCGCCAGGCACCTGACGTCGATGATGCCGAAGACCTGCAGGCATTCTTCGCCGTGGTCCAGGGGCTGAATGCCGATGGTCTGCTGCTGGCTTACCACGACCGTTCCGACGGAGGTCTGCTGACCACAGTCCTGGAAATGGCGTTTGCCGGCCACTGTGGTCTGAATCTGAATCTCGATGGCCTGCTGGAGAGCGCCGCAGATGTCGCACAGATGCTCTTCAACGAGGAGCTTGGTGCGGTGATCCAGGTGCGTCAGGACGACACCGAGATCGTGCTGGCGCAGTTCAGCGCAGCCGGTCTGGGTGACTGTGTCGCGGTCATCGGTCAGCCGGTCAACAATGGCCATGTGTCGATCAGGCACGGCGAGAACGAAGTCTTCGCCGGTGAGCGCCGTCTGCTGCAGCGCCAGTGGGCAGAAACCAGCTATCAGATCCAGCGTCTGCGCGATAACGCCGAGTGCGCCGATCAGGAATTCGACGCGCTGCTCGAAGAGGACAACCCGGGCCTCAGCGCCAAGCTCAGCTTCGACGTGAACGAAGACATCGCTGCGCCCTACATCAAGCGTGGCGTTCGTCCACAGATTGCGGTGCTGCGCGAGCAAGGCGTCAATGGCCAGGTGGAGATGGCGGCGGCGTTCGACCGTGCCGGTTTCGCCGCGGTTGACGTGCACATGAGCGATATCCTTTCCGGGCGTGTCAGCCTCGAGGAATTCAAGGGGCTGGTCGCCTGCGGTGGCTTCTCCTACGGCGACGTGCTCGGCGCCGGTGAAGGCTGGGCCAAGTCGGTTCTGTTCAATGCGCGTGCTCGGGATGGCTTCCAGGCCTTCTTCGAGCGCAAGGACAGCTTCGCTCTCGGCGTGTGCAACGGCTGCCAGATGATGAGCAACCTGCACGAGCTGATCCCGGGCACCGAGAACTGGCCGCACTTCGTGCGCAACCGCTCGGAGCAGTTCGAAGCACGGGTGGCGATGGTCCAGGTGCAGGATTCGCCATCGATCTTCCTGCAGGGCATGGCCGGTTCCCGCCTGCCGATCGCCATCGCCCACGGCGAAGGCCATGCGGAGTTCGAGAGCGAGGAGGCCATGCTGCAGGCGGATCTGTCCGGCACTGTGGCGCTGCGCTTCGTGGATAACCACGGCAAGGTGACCGAGCGTTACCCGGCCAATCCGAACGGCTCGCCGCGTGGCATCACCGGTCTCAGCAGCCGCGACGGCCGCGTGACCATCATGATGCCGCACCCGGAGCGGGTCTTCCGCGCCGTGACCAACTCCTGGCGCCCTGACGAGTGGCAGGAAGACGGTGGCTGGATGCGCATGTTCCGTAACGCGCGGGTCTGGGTCGACTGA
- a CDS encoding L,D-transpeptidase family protein yields the protein MRWLLALLCVTFTAFSHANATPSLDGSPIDKVLVIKSERKLHLVSAGQTLKSYRVSLGKQPNGAKLREGDKRTPEGFYWIDWRKTSDKYNLSMHISYPNARDLARAQQEGVAPGSMIMLHGTPLDEEYPEWFFHTLDWTEGCIALSNRDMREIWTLVKDGTLIEIRP from the coding sequence GTCACCTTTACCGCGTTCTCCCATGCCAATGCGACGCCCAGCCTGGACGGGTCGCCCATAGACAAAGTGCTGGTGATCAAGTCGGAGCGCAAACTCCATCTGGTCAGCGCAGGCCAGACACTCAAGAGCTATCGCGTTTCGCTGGGCAAACAACCCAACGGCGCAAAGCTGCGCGAAGGCGACAAGCGCACGCCGGAAGGCTTCTACTGGATCGACTGGCGCAAGACCAGCGACAAGTACAACCTGTCGATGCACATCTCCTACCCCAACGCCCGCGATCTGGCCCGTGCGCAACAGGAAGGCGTAGCGCCAGGGAGCATGATCATGCTTCACGGCACGCCGCTGGATGAGGAGTATCCGGAGTGGTTCTTCCACACCCTCGACTGGACCGAGGGCTGCATCGCGCTGAGCAACCGCGACATGCGCGAAATCTGGACACTGGTGAAAGATGGCACGCTGATCGAGATCCGCCCGTAA
- a CDS encoding YqfO family protein → MYKLCFYVPDSHLEAVKKAVFAAGAGRIGAYDSCCWQVQGQGQYRPLEGSQPFIGQTGQVQHVPEWKVEMVVADELIHDSVKAMKKAHPYETPAFDVWRLSDMQF, encoded by the coding sequence ATGTACAAGCTGTGTTTCTATGTTCCAGACAGTCATCTGGAAGCGGTCAAGAAAGCAGTGTTCGCCGCGGGCGCTGGCCGCATCGGCGCATATGACAGTTGCTGCTGGCAGGTGCAGGGGCAGGGGCAGTACCGGCCGCTGGAGGGGAGCCAGCCATTTATCGGGCAAACCGGGCAGGTACAGCACGTTCCCGAGTGGAAGGTCGAAATGGTTGTGGCGGACGAGCTGATTCACGACAGCGTGAAGGCAATGAAGAAAGCCCATCCCTATGAAACGCCAGCGTTCGACGTCTGGCGTTTGTCCGACATGCAGTTCTAG